In a genomic window of Thermoproteus tenax Kra 1:
- a CDS encoding MMPL family transporter — MSRALPVVLALWLAVYIFLASQSARVFGILVYSESKLMPNNVEPAIVDKIIGANQTSNNGTFFVLVYGPDLTTRLSRLDRLLNDEGFTVISPYSIQERAQQIYLSYINDTINNITINFFKNLNYIYSTIYNECIGLDELVRAYREAERNATLLLYATYGAVALNISTPRTEEFLSYYRNFSALYGPDEAVLLAADKAYGNVSWLLQNITWMNWATQNAVNLVARRLLSLKLNASLIELAENVSAVGVEKYLYFKLSSELPPPLRQYLPYVLCQNNTAEAAEIFRRELFRDITARHPPPTMYTIREARELLYGDRYALVIAEGTSAPRLNLTWAVPVSTDILMSQFTETVTSEVPEIDKTTSLAMLAVLLFVLGSVAAPLIILAEVGLTYLAVLGLIYLTSRLLPPYYLSVYIAAPVIFALGVDYNLLILGRYAEERNKGISKDEAIKTTLRFARRAILTSGIVAGLALGSFGFSYLPFMQSIGLTLAASVALVLITAFAATPSILYTLGDRVFWPRGIENIRLHEGRSKLLARSVDLALRRPRSLVVLFLLISILLALFVATHMRITTNPISAMPETQSKRALLLLQTYFRNVTALSTTYLVFDKRPNNQTLIYIKNLPYFVNYTIYQKGKYYIMDLELSVTSTSDELLSAYNYLSRLRSDGLLYIGGDAGWKHVYYKYIYLYFWNIQIYIILATVTVALMLALRSVLTPLRLVATVLMSAVWGMALNVALFQLAIGQLTYWLQPVVLMSLLIAVGTDYDVFIISRIKEEVEKGKDDKSAIKAAIVSTGPIVTGAALILALAFLSIVQSQLTVLEQIGATVAFSAIFDAFIVRPLLVPAIMSLLSKYNWWPSKQ, encoded by the coding sequence GTGAGCCGGGCCCTCCCGGTCGTGTTGGCGTTGTGGTTGGCCGTCTATATATTCCTGGCGAGCCAATCGGCTAGAGTCTTCGGAATCCTTGTGTACTCGGAGTCGAAACTGATGCCAAACAACGTTGAGCCCGCAATTGTGGACAAAATAATTGGTGCGAACCAGACCTCGAACAATGGGACCTTCTTCGTCTTAGTGTACGGCCCCGATCTCACGACGAGGCTGTCCCGCCTCGATAGACTTCTCAACGACGAGGGCTTCACCGTGATATCCCCATATTCGATTCAAGAACGAGCCCAACAGATTTATCTGAGTTATATTAATGATACTATAAATAATATTACTATTAATTTCTTTAAAAATCTTAATTATATTTATAGTACTATATACAATGAATGTATTGGGCTAGATGAACTCGTGAGAGCGTACAGAGAGGCCGAGAGAAATGCCACGCTCCTACTCTATGCTACCTACGGCGCAGTCGCGTTGAATATCTCCACGCCTAGAACTGAGGAGTTCCTAAGCTACTATAGGAACTTCTCTGCGCTTTATGGACCGGACGAGGCTGTCCTTCTAGCTGCCGATAAGGCATACGGGAACGTGAGTTGGCTGTTGCAGAATATAACGTGGATGAATTGGGCGACTCAAAACGCTGTGAACCTAGTGGCGAGGAGGCTGTTGAGCCTCAAGCTCAACGCGTCTCTGATAGAGTTGGCTGAGAACGTCTCGGCCGTCGGCGTTGAGAAATACCTTTACTTCAAGCTCAGCTCTGAGCTACCTCCTCCATTGAGGCAGTATCTACCTTACGTTCTGTGTCAGAACAATACGGCGGAGGCCGCCGAGATTTTCCGACGGGAGCTGTTCAGAGACATTACCGCTCGTCATCCTCCTCCCACTATGTACACTATAAGAGAGGCGAGGGAGCTGTTATACGGCGATAGATATGCGCTTGTTATAGCAGAGGGCACTTCGGCGCCACGCCTCAACCTCACGTGGGCTGTGCCCGTCTCAACAGACATCTTGATGTCGCAGTTCACCGAAACTGTGACGTCGGAAGTGCCCGAGATAGATAAGACTACGTCCCTAGCGATGCTCGCAGTGCTTCTGTTTGTCTTGGGCTCTGTGGCAGCCCCGTTGATCATCCTCGCCGAAGTGGGGCTCACCTATCTGGCCGTGTTAGGCCTTATATACCTCACGTCGCGCCTACTGCCGCCCTATTATCTCTCAGTGTATATCGCTGCTCCTGTCATCTTTGCGTTAGGCGTTGATTATAACCTTCTCATTTTGGGGCGATATGCCGAGGAGCGTAACAAGGGGATCAGCAAAGACGAGGCGATCAAGACCACGCTGCGTTTTGCGAGACGCGCTATATTGACCAGCGGCATAGTAGCCGGCTTAGCCCTGGGAAGTTTTGGGTTCTCCTATCTGCCCTTCATGCAATCGATAGGTCTAACCCTAGCGGCCTCAGTTGCGTTGGTGTTAATAACGGCTTTCGCGGCTACCCCCTCTATCCTGTATACTCTGGGAGATCGAGTCTTCTGGCCCAGAGGAATAGAAAATATAAGGCTCCATGAGGGGAGGTCCAAGCTCTTGGCCAGATCCGTGGATCTGGCGCTGAGAAGGCCCAGGTCGCTTGTGGTACTCTTTCTATTGATTTCAATACTCCTCGCCCTTTTCGTGGCTACACATATGAGAATTACGACGAACCCTATATCGGCCATGCCTGAGACGCAGAGCAAGAGAGCGCTCCTCCTCCTACAGACTTACTTCAGGAATGTGACAGCTCTATCAACTACATATTTAGTTTTCGATAAGAGACCAAATAATCAAACGCTAATATATATTAAAAATTTACCATATTTTGTTAATTATACTATTTATCAAAAAGGAAAATATTATATAATGGACTTAGAGCTGTCGGTGACCAGCACTTCGGACGAGCTGCTAAGCGCATACAACTATCTATCGAGACTGAGGAGTGATGGCTTGCTCTACATCGGCGGCGATGCGGGCTGGAAACATGTATATTACAAGTACATTTACCTTTATTTCTGGAATATACAAATATACATAATTTTGGCCACCGTCACTGTTGCCCTTATGTTGGCGCTACGGAGCGTGCTCACGCCGTTAAGGTTGGTGGCCACAGTCCTCATGTCGGCTGTGTGGGGCATGGCTCTCAACGTGGCCTTGTTCCAGCTGGCCATAGGCCAGCTCACCTACTGGCTACAGCCGGTCGTGCTAATGAGTCTGCTAATAGCGGTGGGCACGGACTACGATGTATTTATTATATCACGAATCAAGGAGGAGGTAGAAAAAGGCAAAGACGATAAGAGCGCGATAAAGGCCGCCATAGTGTCCACAGGGCCTATAGTCACCGGCGCCGCGCTCATATTGGCGTTGGCCTTCCTCTCGATAGTGCAATCGCAGCTGACAGTGCTTGAGCAAATAGGGGCCACCGTGGCCTTCTCCGCTATTTTCGACGCATTCATAGTGAGGCCGCTCCTCGTGCCGGCCATTATGAGCTTATTGTCTAAATACAACTGGTGGCCATCGAAACAATGA
- a CDS encoding ABC transporter permease — MAVSHVIMLALSDLRSRRARYLLVALVIAIGAALMVGLSTISLGAKIYVQNQLYQIFPADILIYSNSIDIPRAFVDALRASPYVESAEPVLMLTGTLGNKTVTILGVPLSDISYFDVELVEGRLPSGGGEAVVESTLGAKVGEVVTLYVYESTIAPPTAVKISVVGVMTNLLKGFIGPMSLNLVVVPLDWLQQELGVGQFYNMVFITLKDKTYIQPFAQALKREFPRAEVYTQQSALSTVNRVFSMLNIFFTIIEAIAYMAGALTTFAVMSITVRERVGEIALLKATGIAGRDIALTLLLEVFIVGLTGGTLGGLAGYLGAMGIKDALVGAGYFFDVPIPFVPQFYALGIALSLSVAIGGALVPVYRAITLRPLEILR; from the coding sequence GTGGCAGTTTCCCACGTCATTATGTTGGCCTTAAGCGACTTGAGATCGAGGAGAGCAAGATACCTCCTCGTGGCGCTTGTCATAGCTATCGGCGCAGCTCTTATGGTGGGGCTCAGCACCATCAGCCTTGGGGCGAAGATCTACGTCCAAAACCAGCTCTACCAGATATTCCCCGCGGACATACTCATATATTCGAACTCGATAGATATACCGAGGGCCTTTGTGGACGCGCTCAGAGCGTCCCCATATGTTGAAAGCGCTGAGCCCGTGCTCATGCTCACAGGCACGTTGGGGAATAAGACGGTCACAATCCTCGGCGTCCCCCTCAGCGATATAAGCTATTTTGACGTAGAGCTCGTTGAGGGGAGGCTCCCCAGCGGCGGCGGAGAGGCGGTCGTCGAGTCAACGCTGGGGGCGAAGGTCGGAGAAGTTGTAACGCTCTACGTCTACGAAAGCACGATAGCTCCGCCGACTGCGGTCAAGATATCGGTCGTCGGCGTCATGACAAATCTGCTCAAAGGGTTCATAGGGCCCATGAGCCTCAACCTAGTGGTCGTGCCCCTAGACTGGCTACAACAAGAGCTAGGCGTTGGCCAGTTCTACAACATGGTCTTCATAACTTTGAAGGACAAGACGTATATACAGCCCTTCGCACAAGCGCTGAAGAGAGAATTTCCTCGGGCGGAAGTCTACACGCAGCAGAGCGCCTTGTCTACAGTAAACAGGGTGTTCTCCATGTTGAACATATTCTTCACGATAATAGAGGCCATAGCCTACATGGCCGGCGCCCTCACCACTTTCGCCGTGATGTCTATAACTGTTAGAGAGCGCGTGGGAGAAATAGCGTTGCTGAAGGCCACTGGGATCGCCGGCCGCGACATAGCTCTGACGCTACTACTAGAGGTGTTTATTGTCGGACTCACAGGGGGAACTCTGGGCGGACTCGCCGGCTATCTCGGCGCGATGGGCATAAAGGACGCCCTAGTTGGAGCCGGCTACTTCTTCGACGTACCTATACCCTTTGTTCCTCAGTTTTATGCCTTGGGGATAGCCCTTTCTCTGTCGGTCGCAATAGGAGGGGCCCTTGTGCCCGTATACAGAGCTATAACGCTCAGGCCGCTCGAGATATTGAGATGA
- a CDS encoding TrmB family transcriptional regulator — protein sequence MNQIAHLLRALGLDEKDLSIYALLVEQGPLTAREIAEKAGVPYTKVYERLQALSKLGFVEKLEGRPAKFSARPPAELYRSLVSLTSALLKSVKEFMDVLQTLYEAKHGAASTTFIALIRGDKIFELVQEIIRSSEVAVYLAVPYPELASPGIVETIVEESKRIEIKVLATKRIAQFMDLPPRVEVRALDDMFGGGVLGNSALLVVKHRDGLLGVHSNEKYLLEVAKTYFNYLWERAKA from the coding sequence GTGAATCAGATCGCACATCTCCTGCGGGCCTTGGGGCTCGATGAAAAGGACTTGTCCATATACGCACTGTTGGTCGAGCAAGGCCCCCTCACGGCCAGAGAGATAGCGGAGAAGGCCGGAGTCCCCTACACCAAGGTCTATGAGAGGCTACAAGCCCTATCTAAGCTCGGGTTCGTGGAGAAGCTGGAGGGAAGGCCGGCCAAGTTTTCTGCGAGGCCGCCGGCCGAGCTGTATCGGAGCTTGGTATCTCTTACCTCCGCGTTGCTCAAGTCCGTGAAGGAATTCATGGACGTGCTTCAGACGCTCTATGAGGCAAAGCATGGGGCAGCTTCTACGACCTTCATCGCATTGATAAGAGGGGACAAGATATTCGAGTTGGTGCAAGAGATCATAAGGTCCAGTGAAGTCGCCGTCTACTTAGCTGTTCCGTACCCCGAGCTGGCATCCCCCGGTATAGTAGAGACCATAGTGGAGGAGTCTAAAAGGATCGAGATAAAGGTGTTGGCAACCAAGAGGATCGCCCAGTTCATGGATCTGCCCCCCAGAGTCGAAGTGAGAGCTCTGGACGATATGTTCGGAGGCGGCGTGTTGGGAAATTCCGCGTTGCTCGTAGTCAAGCATAGGGATGGACTTTTGGGAGTCCACAGCAACGAGAAGTATCTACTGGAGGTGGCCAAGACTTATTTCAACTATCTGTGGGAGAGAGCTAAGGCGTAG
- the tes gene encoding tetraether lipid synthase Tes — protein sequence MSKQVLELAKPTRLVDLSRFNLPQRYKSTLLNESWQNTVKRQFALPEHVRVVKTSLSVCPVCNRRIPMVVYEENGAIWLKKVCPEHGPFEDLYWGDAEMYYYFLQWDTPEYIAKGLANPYTDLQFYQEAGSCPMGCGLCPVHKSDTVLAIIDVTNRCNMACPVCFANAGAAGYVYEPTLEQIEYMLRTLRAQRPWPPNALQLSGGEPTLRDDLPEIVRMAKKLGFTHIEVNTNGIRLANEPDYYRALLDAGLSTLYLQFDTIDENNEGVVRHRLYNPKAYAAVKRKVIENARMLGHRSIVPVVTLAKGYNDRDLGKIIDFAIQNRDVIRWVNIQPVSFAGRARLYSKEELRKLRITIPDTLIEIERQTNGLISRWDWRPTNWPVAVAKMVEALTDAPKPLFSMNPVCGAATFVYYDEDEKRLYPITKLVDVDSFERIAWDVYRTAKRGRTVWKAIAATKAMKLLRTVKHRKIRGLIQDFLVKKDYESLGQFFFNIVGLGIMHFMDVMNFDVERIQRCDIHYATPDGRVIPFCTYNNFHRERVEQSFRIDPKMWTKITGVSLTGWKRGARVL from the coding sequence ATGAGCAAACAGGTGCTGGAGCTCGCTAAGCCGACGCGCCTAGTCGACCTAAGTAGGTTTAACCTACCCCAAAGGTATAAGTCCACTCTGTTAAACGAGTCTTGGCAAAACACCGTCAAGAGGCAGTTCGCACTCCCTGAGCACGTGAGGGTCGTCAAGACCTCGCTGTCTGTGTGTCCAGTATGCAACAGGCGTATACCGATGGTCGTGTACGAGGAAAATGGAGCCATATGGCTGAAGAAGGTCTGTCCTGAACATGGACCTTTCGAGGACTTGTACTGGGGCGATGCTGAGATGTACTACTACTTCCTACAGTGGGATACACCAGAGTATATAGCCAAAGGTCTGGCCAATCCGTACACCGATCTTCAGTTCTATCAGGAGGCCGGCTCATGCCCCATGGGTTGCGGGCTGTGCCCCGTGCATAAGTCCGACACAGTCCTCGCGATAATCGATGTGACCAACAGGTGCAACATGGCTTGTCCCGTATGCTTCGCCAACGCTGGAGCCGCCGGATACGTCTACGAGCCGACGCTGGAGCAGATCGAGTATATGTTAAGAACTCTAAGGGCCCAGAGGCCATGGCCGCCGAATGCGCTACAGCTCAGCGGAGGCGAGCCAACGCTTAGAGACGATCTGCCTGAAATAGTCAGAATGGCCAAGAAGCTGGGCTTTACGCACATCGAGGTCAACACAAACGGCATAAGGCTCGCCAACGAGCCTGACTACTACAGGGCGCTTCTCGACGCCGGTCTCTCCACGCTGTATCTGCAGTTTGATACAATAGATGAGAACAACGAAGGAGTCGTCAGACACAGACTCTATAACCCTAAGGCCTACGCTGCAGTCAAACGCAAAGTCATTGAGAACGCCAGGATGCTCGGCCATAGATCCATCGTGCCCGTCGTGACGTTGGCGAAGGGCTATAACGATAGGGACCTCGGCAAGATCATAGACTTCGCGATACAGAATAGAGACGTCATACGGTGGGTCAATATACAGCCCGTGTCCTTCGCCGGTAGGGCCAGGTTGTACAGCAAAGAGGAGCTCAGGAAGCTAAGGATCACGATACCGGACACCTTGATCGAGATAGAGAGACAGACCAATGGGCTTATAAGCAGATGGGATTGGAGGCCCACGAACTGGCCCGTGGCCGTGGCCAAGATGGTGGAGGCCCTCACTGATGCACCGAAGCCTCTATTCTCTATGAATCCTGTCTGCGGCGCTGCGACTTTCGTTTACTACGATGAAGATGAAAAGAGACTCTACCCTATAACTAAACTAGTCGATGTAGACTCGTTCGAGAGGATAGCTTGGGACGTCTACAGAACCGCTAAACGCGGCAGAACTGTATGGAAGGCTATAGCGGCGACCAAGGCAATGAAGCTGCTACGCACTGTTAAACATAGGAAGATACGGGGGCTTATACAAGACTTTCTGGTGAAGAAGGACTACGAGAGCTTAGGTCAATTCTTCTTCAACATAGTCGGCCTCGGCATAATGCACTTTATGGACGTAATGAACTTCGACGTCGAGAGAATACAGAGGTGCGACATACACTACGCAACGCCTGACGGCCGCGTGATACCCTTCTGTACTTACAACAACTTCCACAGAGAGAGAGTAGAGCAGTCCTTCAGGATAGATCCGAAGATGTGGACTAAGATAACGGGGGTCTCGCTCACAGGCTGGAAGAGGGGGGCCCGCGTCCTTTAA
- a CDS encoding ABC transporter ATP-binding protein, with the protein MIAIDLEDVHKIYKTPAGEVHALKGVTLKIPKSTITAFMGPSGSGKTTLLNIISSLDRPTRGRAIVLGRDVATLGERELERFRLLNIGYLFQSYNLVPYLTAQQNVELPMLAAGVPRDLAKIKARLLLKLVGLEDSLHKYPVQLSGGMQQRAALARALANSPELLILDEPTSNIDLENASAILSLILALNKVWGTTVVMATHDPDVAAIADKVYTVRGGLVIDGEMPRREIKLDIERAKEIYEKIKAIDSTWREQ; encoded by the coding sequence ATGATAGCTATAGATCTGGAGGACGTCCACAAGATATATAAGACGCCTGCCGGCGAAGTTCACGCGCTGAAGGGGGTCACACTGAAGATACCCAAGTCCACTATCACCGCCTTCATGGGCCCCTCTGGATCGGGCAAGACGACGTTATTGAACATAATATCGTCTCTTGACAGACCCACCAGAGGGAGGGCAATCGTTTTGGGCCGCGACGTGGCGACGTTGGGCGAGCGGGAGCTCGAGAGGTTCCGCCTGCTCAATATAGGCTATCTTTTTCAGTCGTATAACCTAGTGCCGTATCTCACTGCTCAACAAAACGTGGAGTTGCCTATGTTGGCGGCCGGTGTGCCGAGAGATCTGGCCAAGATAAAGGCGAGGCTGTTGCTCAAGCTCGTGGGCCTTGAGGACTCTCTTCACAAATACCCCGTTCAGCTATCTGGGGGCATGCAACAACGCGCCGCTCTCGCGCGCGCGTTGGCAAACAGCCCGGAGCTGCTCATATTGGATGAGCCGACCTCGAACATAGATCTGGAGAATGCATCGGCCATCTTAAGCTTGATCTTGGCGTTGAACAAAGTTTGGGGCACCACAGTGGTTATGGCCACACATGACCCCGACGTGGCCGCCATAGCCGACAAAGTATATACAGTGAGGGGCGGGTTGGTGATCGACGGAGAGATGCCGAGGAGGGAGATCAAGCTGGATATAGAGAGGGCAAAAGAGATTTATGAAAAGATAAAAGCAATAGACTCTACGTGGAGAGAACAATAA